From the Lathyrus oleraceus cultivar Zhongwan6 chromosome 3, CAAS_Psat_ZW6_1.0, whole genome shotgun sequence genome, the window TGGTGGCATATTTGTAAATACGCGCTTCACTAAtcaaaacggcgccgttttgggGCGACCAGggaaatgtttctattggctggccccaatgaaacagtaaatttacagcaaaacaacaacaacagccaatcaaATGTATTGTTTCTGGAAAAATGTGGTTAGGGTTTAATAGCAAGGTCATGCATTCATCTTCATGCAATCAACACCAAAACGAGATTCAAAAGCATGGCAAACCACATGGCAATAAAACAGCAAGGTTCATGCAACATCACACAAACAAATTTCAAACACGATTCATGGAAAACTGGGTAGAGCTAGGGTTCATAAACAGCAGGGCATCATCATCACCATGCAAAAATCGACCACAAAAAATTCACCCAGAAACAGAAATTGAATACACCAATCTCATCAGCATGCAACATACATTAATAATCCAAGCATTGTTTTCCTTAAAACACAATAACCATCATGAATCGAAGACAAATACATTCATACATCAGTTTTCACATCAAGAAATCTCCCAGCATACTCAACCATTTTATGTgattcaaatttcaaaatgattagCATGGTGTGATCTAACTAAAGCATGTAATAGTTTCAGGAATGGTGGAACTCGAAAAACTCACCAAATCAGCAAGGCAATGGTGATACAGTTGTCATTTGATGATTTGGGCTCAAAACAGGTGTGCCTCAAGCTTCTAGGAGATGGATGGTTGGATACTTTTAGTTCAATGATGCTTGGAGCAGTACCAATCGAAGTCTGCCATTAGTGAAGGTTGTTGTAACAGCAGCTTTTCTGATGCTTACAGTTGATGTTTGGAGTTTTAAAACAGTTCACAATGTTGCTTGAATGAAGAAACAATCATGGCCAGGCTCAGTTCCTTTGAAGTTTCTTGACTGGTTCTTTGCAAAAGTGTAAAAGATGACATTCTTAGAATGAGTGAGTTCTGCAGTGTTATGGTTGCTACTGCTGTTTCTTTTGACAGAGAATGATGTTCAAAAGTGCTGTTTTTGTTGTTTGTGGTAAGGCAGTGTTTTTGTCACTTTGGAAGTTTTACTGTTTTTTAGAACATGCAACAAAATAGTTTTCAGCATCAGTGAATTTTTCTATGCCCATGTGTTTGATGGATGCTAGTTAGGAGTTTTTCATCTTTGACAGAAAAATGAGGGTGTGCCTGCTGTTGGATGTGGCCTTTTGTATGGCAGGGTTGGTCACTTTGTGCTTGGACAGAACATTTTGAGATGCAAAACAAGGTGAGTAAGAGTTTTTGCTGGTCTGCTATGTGATACTTTATGCATTTGTCTTTTGGACAGAAAAAATCCAAAGCCAAGAGCAGGGtcccttttcttttttgatctCAGCAGAAAAAAAGTGAATTCCAAAATGCCAATGTATCCTTTTGATGGATGCTAGTTGGCTACCAGTGACAGCAAGAAAAATGAAAGGCCCTGCTAGGTGGTAGTACAGTCCAAGGCAAGGTCCTTGTCCTCTTGGCAATCCTTTTTTAAAATGCAAGCAAGATGATCCTCTTGAAAAGTGAATCAAGTTCTGTCCTTTTTGCTATCAAGATGGCTGCCAATTGTgttcaaaatgacagaaaaaacaTGATGAATTCTGCTGTCTTGTGGTCAAAGCAATGGCTCATGGATGTGGTTGTAGAAGCATGGTGAACACATGTACTTTTGCCCAATTTTTAGCAACTAAGCATGGCCTTCTATTGTTGTTGGTTTTGGCTGCAAGATAAGGtctcaaatgacagaaaaatgctgcataattgctgttcttttgaggtacaaggcaaggcatggtggatggtatggacaagtatggtgagattgtacttttcttacaattcaagcaaccaaaccatggcctcatgtactgcatattttgactttgcaaacacattctaaatgacatttatgagctgttccaattggccaaatgttgaaaaaatgtttaaatcaaaaagtcaactcttggtcaaacttgcatttaaatgaaaaaggtcaaaatatgccattttgattggtgaagttttggcacatgaaatttatatttttggaaagaggggatcaaatgtgacttgtaggaaaaaaccccaccaaaattggccaaacggtttgggagatatggccctttgaagttcaagattttctgaaatcgattcgatcataacttgccaaccacacatgggaattgagagttctaggactttttggaaatgggagaacaagatcttcaactttcatgttgggcaaaaattcatttgaggcttgtatcaaaatgtaagtttgaggatcaagactttccatttatggcaagtttcagttacaggcccagtttccgttttgggaaatttttgatctggcttcaaattcttccatgatgaggtttggcatgatatatgaggcttgtgtgagcatgaatgaactccttcaaatcaattccatccatcaaatcactgattaaatccacagttgaccaagtttgacttttagggtttctgactgattatgcattgactgatgacttccaaaccctaatcccttgaggacttgacttcaaatgatgtcccaagttgtatgaactcttgattattgatcatggtgcccaaattccacaagaatgaccaccatccactgctttgactgacagttgacttttttaggttttttgactgtctgtgtatgaactgctgacctctgagccctcaacccttgaccaaaatacttcaaatagacctccaagccatgtgaacttgttggacaaaccccaaggccttggttcaatgagaaattcctttgcttgcttggttgactgatcaggagattagtttgacctaattctgatttgcttgctcttgaggcaaaaagaggcaatgcaatgctatgcaatggatcatgatatgctatgacctaatatgaaaatgtatgcataatgataggtgcaaatttgaggtgctacagcacttatgttggatcagtaccaattattaacacttgtatgatattattcttGATATATATTATACGAGTTGTTACAAAAATAGTCATTTTTGAGATATCCAGAGTCTTTGAATTATCTATTGAATTATGATATGTACTTGAAACAATTACATCCACTTAATCATTAAATTCATATATAAACAACTTATCTAGATTGGTAATCCCAACATATCCACCATTTGGCTCTAACATTTTTTCGTCATCAATATTTAATATCCATTCAAAAAAATTGAATATTTTCGAAACTTGATGTTGATAAAGCATTTTTTATTGCATATACAATATATTATCTAGACTTTCTTGGTGTTtgatgacttctcgacaagtgtaTTGATAGTGTCGCAATAATAAAAAGACGAATCCACATGAACTGCTTTTGAACAAGATAAAATATGTGCAATGTATAGAAAATAGTAAAATGGGGAATTTTCCGAGTTTGCAATGCGAAAAGTAAATAAGTGCTTAAACAGAGTTACGAAAGCGGTCAGGTTGTATTTAGAATCCCCTATTTCTCTTTTGTTGATGTTTGATGTCTTGTATGAATAATCTTAGCATTATAACCCTATAGGGAATTAACAAAGCCGCTACAACTTATCtctcacgaaataactcactacTCAAAGCTTCATATCCTTAGTACACCAGCGTAAGCAGGATTAGGTGATGTAACAAATATAGCCTAACATCTTCAGATGACTCACTGATGGTTGTTTGTCACTCCAAACTTCTTCAGGAACCTTGTTCTTCAGCTTCTTGGTAGGGCACTTGTTCAAAATATAAATAGTTGCGGAAACAACTTCACCCCGTAAGGATTTTGGCAAATTCTTCTGCTTCAGCATGCATCTCGCCATATCCAATTTTGCATTGTTTCTTATTTATGCAAATCCATTATATTGAGGTGTGTACTGAGCAGCTACCTCATGATCGACACCATGTTCTGCACAAAACTCTTCAAACATATTGGATGTGTATTCGCCACCTCCAAATGTTCGCAGAactttgatcttcttttcactTTGGTTTTAGACAAACATCTTGAATCTCTTAACGATTTCGAATACTTTGTCCTTACGCTTGATCATATAGATCTACAAATTTCGGCTAAACTCGTCGACAAACGAAACAAAATGCATGTTTCCACCAATGGTATGATCCTCAAAAGGACCACATACATCTAAATGTATGACTTCAAGCATGCAGGAGGATCTCATTGGCATAGTCGAAACGAAAGACTTTCTAGATTGTTTTCCGACTAGACAACCTTCCCAAAGTTTGTTAGGCATCTCCAAACTTGGTATACCAACTACCATATATTGAGTAATCAGTTGATTGAGTGATTGAAAGTTCAAATTTCTAAACCTCAAATTCCATAACCAATTATGCTTGTGGTCGACAATAGTTTTTATACACTATACTTCAGTCGAAATGAGCATGGTCTTGAATGTCCTATTCTTCGAAAAAGTAGATTTCAAGACCAAATTATTCAGAGTGTTGAACGATTCAAAGGCTCGTCTTTCAGAATCAATGAGAAACCTTTTTCGATCAGTTGTCCAACACTTGGCATATTGCACTTCATTCCAGGTACATAGAGTACATCTTTGATCATAGTTTTTCCTTAATTTCTCCTTTGAATAACTATGTCACTAGTACCTTCTACTTGAAACGAGCTATTATTAGCAAGTTTGACCTTGATCTTATTCGACGAGTCAAAATATTCTAACCATACTTTTCGACCAGTCACGTGATTCGAGCATTCTGAGTTGAGGAACCAAACCTTGGAGTCGACATGGTCATCTGTAATTGCAGCCATAACCActatatattcataatcatctGAATCTTGGTGTGTAAGGTTTGCTCCTTCCTCCTTGCCTTTTGTCACTCCCTTGTCTTTATTGTACCAAAAATTATTTTCCATGTGACCCCACTTTTCACATTTATAGCACTATATACCTTTTTTCTCGTTGTCTTTCTGATAGAAGTTTCCTTCTCCTATTTTCGAAGATTCAGAAGCCCTATCATCGACCTTATGCTTTTAAGGGCTCGACCGAGAATTCTTGCTCTAAGTCTTGTCTTCTTTTCCTTTTAATTTGTTGGAACCACCATGCTTCTTTCATTCCTGAGTATGTAGTGCTTGTATCAAATCTTGAACCCCTTTCCTTTCGACAATCCTAATCTCATGTGCCTCCAACAAACCAACCAAATCTTCTAACTTTATAGTTTCAAGATTGTTAGATTCTTGAATATCTACGCTAACATAATCAAAGTGAGAGGTTAACATACGCATTACCTTCTCAATTATCATCAGTTAGGCTTTCACCACAATCCTACATGAGATGGACGAGATTATGCACCTTCCACACATAGCCtgcaatcttttcatcttctcccatcTAGAACAATTCATGATGTTGTCGCAAAGTTTGCAATTTGACGAATTTGACTTTCTCACCTCCTTCATAGTGCTTGACAAGAATATCTCATGCCTCCTTCGCCGATTCTACATGAGATATCTTTTCGAAATTCATCGAATCTACCTCTGGTTGATGCAATACGCGGCCTTGATGTCTTTCTTCTTCGACTCCTTATGCGCGACTCTCCGAGCATCGGTTGCATTCTCAGCAAGCTCGGGGACACCATTAGTAACCACTTCTTAGGTTTCATGAAAGTCGAACAAGGACTGCATCTGTTTTCTCCATCAGATCCAATTATTTCCTTCAAGAATTAGAAAGAAATTCATAATGTCATTAGTACCATTCATCTTTACAGTGATTGATTAACAACCCACGATCCCGGAAACACGATCATCAGtgtgtgattcttgaaaacactATCAAGAATCTAACTagagctctagataccaatttgttagtgcATGAGGAACTTTTtgtgaggagagaaagagagagaataaggacataagaattattattattgaagAATGATTATGTTACTAAACTAAATTATAAAGTATCTATTTATATACACATAAGTGACTTGACTACTAAGTAATATAACAATCTTAAATCTTAATTAACTTTGAGCTTGGGCCTCACATAACTTGGATTATATTACATATCTCAATATTGTATTGGTACAGTATTTCAGACAATTTTTGGATGATAATGGGATTAATATTTTAAGTACTCCTATAAAATGTAATTAAAAGAGATTGTAAATATGACGAATAATTCATTTTCAAAAGCATGACATACAAGACTTGATGTTATAATTACTTAATAAATGTATTCAGTTATTGTAAAATATATTTTACATGAATACTAATAGTGGGTGGTTCTCGTCCATTGTTaaattgaaggagaattgcgatccaaaacgcaacgaaaattaaaaaaattctcctttagagatccttacgaatggtcatgatcagtgatagaatatttacctcttgtgacgattgaaacctttggtatagatctcttgtgacgatcaaaacctttgatgcagatctacggagcgaccacgaacgttgaacgatgacaacgtctctactcagtccacacgaacggattccttcaatctcagtgctagctggtacgaatgaaggctttgagtgagtgagtgagagagagagagagagagagagagagagaaaacgaaaataatgcaaccgcaatgaatgcttctgcacaagggttctatttatagaaccacttgtgtgggcttcaagctaaaaagcccacttaagtgtattttggcccatatcttataatatatgcccaaaatcacttaagcccatggtaccttaccatatttcgtattctacttaagtacaccgtaccttacggtgttccttagttactctatctctcatcaatccgtcctttatgtgtgaccctgtaggttttcgcggcgttgacaattatattaaatcacgcatttaacataataaacagtgagcggtatctagcaacacatcactgctacccaagacacgaaaatatcatgtgatcaGACAAATCCTTCTGcgataatacttatgtgtataattacccttttgcccttatgtctatattgaacacaaggcatagaccgtgtcatccttgtccaattcaatattgggcccatagacatttatcctgttatgcaggatgggcaaattccatctaggtcactcatgtccctcagcatgcttcgtggagtacccatcaactgtctttatggttatccagttacggacaacgtttgatcagcaataaagcactcgactctacatctagggtccatagtggtttcaggtcgaagggtggtatacaccattatcagcatgagaataacttatgacactttgcataacattatatatagtattctcatagcggatcaatctagtataaatattactcttaatattcatacatatgtttaagacttgataactccttatccatgatccatgagatgtgatcatcagtctatatacataatagtcttaatgctttaatgttatcccacttcacaataaagctcgactacggatactttaagaatagtgtcattatgtttaatgtgatctcatgatcaagtcacacttgatacattaaacggactagctattctagggactattaaacaaacataataaagaaaaaaccttttattattaataaatcattcgatacaagtaccaaaagtattggcctctagggcttacaccaacataaaTTTGTTGTGAAAAActaataaaataatttaaaacatTTCTGAAGAATTTAAAGTTTAAATACGTCAAAAAAATTGATGTGTGGGGACAAAGAACAATGACAATCAAAATGAATGGTTTAAAGCAACACAATAACTTATCAAAATTGAAAGCAAATCCACAACAAATCCGGAGAAAATAAAAGACAAGAAACACAATAATTTGTTTAGTTCAATCAAACGATATACTCTAAGGAAAAAGAGTGGCTCTCTGATTCATTATACTTCCAAAATCCGATACAAGATATTATAAACGAGTTATAAGAAAATAGTCACTCAAGTTTCTAAGAATAaatcttattttttattttagtgttTCTCAACCTCTCAGCTTTCTATATATGAACCACACACGTCTAAGGTGTTTATAAGTGTTTCTCAATCCTCTTAAATATCTTCAAAGATTTTCCAAATTCCAAGAACACAATTATATGATTTTTTATCAATGTCTATAAGTTTCCCATAAGATTTTTACCTCCTCTCTCGGTCTTTCAGACTACATTATAAAGGTTGTAAAGACAAATAATAGAACTAGAATTTTTTTTGTTACATGGAGAGTCAAAGCCCCGAAAAAGAGAACTACAACGGGATTAAGCCGGGGATATTGCTTCCCAACTAAATCATTATCAAACAAAATCGTCATAAAGAATGGGTAATCATTAACACTGGACAAACTATTTGGATGGTGAATTTCATTCTTTCGTCTGCGCACATATTCGCTTTATGATATATATGCCTTATTAGAAGTTTGATGCCTTGTTGAAAGAAGGCTCTAATCTTGGTTAATAAATTCCTGCCCAATTTTGTGGAAGAAGATTGATAAGAGATATCCTTTACCACTTGTTGAGAATCTATTTTGATAATAATCTACTTGAATCCCACGTTTGTAGAAAGCATTAAACCTTCTTACACTCCCCCAAAATTCAGCAGTGTACACACTACAAATACCTATATTTTTCGAAAATCCTCCAAGCCACTCTCCACCGGAGCCTCTGATAATGCCACTGCAACCTGAATTACCTTCCTTGTCCATGGCTCCATCGATGTTCATCTTAACCCAATCACTCAGAGGAGCTTCCCATTTAATTAGACTCACTCCCTTGCACGATGGACGATTAAAATTATCATTATGGATCTAGTGTGCCATTTCCAGAGATCATAGCAAGCATTGACCCGAAATATCCTTCAATCATGACCGTCATTCCAACCCATATTGCTCACCATATTTAACTGAAGCCACTCCTTTAAATCACCTGCAAAAAAATAACACCATGATTGTTAGCGGAAACTGTCGGACGCCAGAGATCCACTGCACGCGGGCAATCCCGGAACACATGAAGAGCATCTTCTTCCATAACACCACAGGGTCTGCACATGGTGCTCCCAAGACCCATTCGAGACTTCTTCATATTTGTAAGTAGACCATCATGGTGCAACAACCACACAAAATGACGAACACGCTCCATGGCATTAATTTTCCAAACATCTCTCCAACACACAGGGTCACTCACATCACCATCTTTAGCTAGAAATTGGTACATGATACTAACTGAGTATCTATTTCCATCTTCACCAATGCATGCTCTAACATTCGGACCTGCCTCAGAAAAAGGGGAAGCATACTTGATATTCTTCTAATGATCTTCATCGGCAACCACTCTTTGAGTTCACCCCACTTCCAACTGACTCCATTACTCCCCAGATCATCCACTTTAGCCAATTGAAGGTGTGGAGGAGTATTTAAGTTGAAATCCGCAATCCTGATATTGGAATCAATCCATCTATCTTCCCAAGCACTCACTGATTGTCCATAACCAATGTGCCAGATACAGTGTTCTTCCATGCTCTCCTAACTCTTAATAATATTTTTGAAAAGCTTGAGTCATTAGATTTCATACAAGGATACTTTCTATCGTTATCTCTCTCATATTTGATCCACACCACTTCACTCCACAATTCTACAAGCTTTATTCATAACTTTCAGCTTACGCAAACGAAGACCTCATTCATCTTTCAAACtttaataaaaatttataatTGCTTAAACTCAATAAATCTTTAATGAGCCAAAAACAATTCACTAATTGttagaataaaaaataataaataacaTATAATATCTTATTCCTTTGTATTTAAAGAATTGTAAAAAGGGAAAAACTCATATTCCTTACCACTTTGAGCAATTTATTGTTGTGTTAGTTGTCTATTTTATCACATGGAGTAATTCTAACATCGCATTAGACTTGTTTGCATTTATTTCACCTATTGTCAAATTGGATAATGGATTTTGTTGAAGTATTGCCTTGAAATTGTATCTCTAGGGAAGAACCATCCCTTTTACATGTCTCACAAACTTTTGACAAATATTAATCACGCTTAAGACTTAAGACTGTCATAAACTTTTGGAATCTCTGCATAGTACTTTCAATTTATCCAAAGTTTCAACTCTAACAAATGCGTATTCTTAATTTATTCAAAGTGTTAGAGTTAACAGTAGATAATTTTAACCGTATATAGTTTAGAGATCCTATATTCTAATTCGTCTTACAATTAAATACAGTAGAAAAGTGAACTTAGTTAtacattaatataaaataaataaataaataaaactatAATTAAATTTAAGTTTGTTCTGTTTTAATAAACTTTGCAATCTATACAATCTAAAAATGC encodes:
- the LOC127129904 gene encoding uncharacterized protein LOC127129904; protein product: MEEHCIWHIGYGQSVSAWEDRWIDSNIRIADFNLNTPPHLQLAKVDDLGSPNVRACIGEDGNRYSVSIMYQFLAKDGDVSDPVCWRDVWKINAMERVRHFVWLLHHDGLLTNMKKSRMGLGSTMCRPCGVMEEDALHVFRDCPRAVDLWRPTVSANNHGVIFLQGVSLIKWEAPLSDWVKMNIDGAMDKEGNSGCSGIIRGSGGEWLGGFSKNIGICSVYTAEFWGSVRRFNAFYKRGIQVDYYQNRFSTSGKGYLLSIFFHKIGQEFINQD